From Leptospira yasudae:
GGGAAGAATGAATCATAAAATCGAAAAACTGCTCCGCGTCTCCCGGATCGGCATGGTTACGAATCAAAGCGCCTTCGGGCCGAACGGGGAATATCACTTTCAAACCTTACGGAAGCGATACGACTTGAAAAAGATATTTCTTCCCGAGCACGGATTGTTTGCCGAACTTCAGGATCAGGTTTCCGGATCGAATTTGAAATACGCCCTGGACGGAGTGGAATTTATCAATCTTTACGGAGATCATGAATCGAGTCTCGTGCCCGATTCCGTTTCACTCGAAGGTTTGGATTTGATCGTCATCGATATTCGGGACGTGGGCGCGCGTTATTATACCTTTCTCACCACTGCGTATTATTTTTTGGAAGAGATCGCGAAATGGAATTCTTCCGGAAAACAGGAAATTTCAGTCGTCGTTTTCGATTCGCCGAACCCGGCGGGAGAAAGAGTCGAAGGCTCTCCTTTGGAAAATGAATTCGAATCCTTCGTAGGAGTCAGAACGGTATTGCATCGTCACGGATTGACGCCAGGAGAATTACTTTCGTATTATCAAAAAGAATTTTCCTTAAATGTGAAACTCAAGATCGCAAGGAAAGGCTGGTACGCAAAAGAAGATTCCGAATTTCTTTGGATTCCGCCCTCTCCGAATATTCCGTTTCGTTCGACCTGTTACGTTTATGCGGGTCAATGTCTTTTGGAAGGAACCAATCTTTCCGAAGGAAGAGGGACCACGAGACCGTTCGAAACGTTCGGTGCGCCTTACATCAACGAACAAAACGATCGAATCCGCAAAGCTTTGGAAGAATCACAAAATGAAAGCTGCACCTTGCGTCCGTTGAAGTTCATTCCTACGTTTCACAAACACAAGGATGAAATCTGCGGCGGCTTTCAGATTTTGTTGAAGAAGCCCGAAAAATTTCACAGCCTTTTCTTTTCTCTTAAGTTGATACGAATGCTTCGGGAAGAATATCCGAACGACTTCGCATACAGAGAAGGAGCCTACGAATTTCGATCCGACCGGCCAGCGATTGAACTGCTCGTGGGGGATCGATTCTTGTTGGATTACCTTTCGGGAAAATATTCGGATTCCGTTGTATTCGAATATTTACGAGAACAAGAATGGACCTGGAAACGGAAGTGTAAGGAAATTTTGTAAGCTACTTTGTGGAGTTTCCGACGATTTTTTGAATCAATTCGCCTGCTTCCTTTAAGATTTCGTTTGGGACTTCCTTGTGCGGAGTATGTTTTACTCCCTGGATCATCCTTTTTACGGAAGGACCGGATACTTGGTTTACGATCGAATTCACCTGATCCTCGCTTCCGTACTCGTCTTTTTCTCCCTGGATCACGAGCACGGGACATTGAATGTTCGGTAAAAAACGTTCTATATTCCAATTTCTGAATTCTTCGGAAAGCCACGTATCGGCCCAGGCTTTAAAAACTTCTTCCGTTTTGTCGGAATGATATTTTTCCAAAACCTGTTTTAATTTCGTAGTTTGATAAGCGACAACCGCTTCGCGGATACCGGTCAAAGTAATTTCTTCCACAAAAACGTGCGCGCCTTCGGTAATAACTCCGATCACTGTTTCTGGAAATTTAGCGGCCGCTATGAGGGCGATGGAACCGCCGTCGCTATGTCCAAAAAGAATCGATTTTTTAAGATTCAAAACCCGAATTATTTGAAACAGAGTATCCGCTTCCTTTTCCAAGTAGGAACGATCCCTTTTTACGGACGGGAAACGACCGGATTTTCCGTAACCGATCCGATCGTAAACGATCCAATTGCAGCCGTTTGCTTCCGCGAGTCGTTTGGGAAAATCTTTCCATAACGGTATACAACCTAAAGAATCATGAAGAAAGATCAAATAAGAGCGGTCCTTGTTTTCTTCGAATCTCGCGATTCGTATATTTGTGCCGTTTATCTCAATGTCGAACTCTTCGATGTCGCGTAACTTTTTCTTTTGATCCATTCCCAAAAATTCCTTTTCCGAAATACGATTGGAAAGAATAATGTACCGACTGGTACGTACATAATCAAGAGTTTTTGAAAATCGCCTCGATTTATAGTCAAGCCAGTCGGAAACGATCCGATTAGAAAGCGGGGAGGGACGAATCATGTCCGGAAAAGAGGAAATATTGGCGATAACGGCCGACCTGTTTTATACGAACGGATACAATAATACAGGACTGGCCGAAATATTAAGTAAATGTAATTTAGCAAAAACGAGTTTATACCATCATTTCGGATCCAAATCGGGGTTAGGTATCGCTTATCTTGAAAGGATGAAAGAGGACCTATTCAATCGGATCGGATTGTGGGTAAGTAAACGAAAATCTCTCGGAGAATACCTGAACAAATGGATTTGGTATATTAAGAAAAGCATTAAAGAAGGAAAATTTCACGGTTGTCCGTTTGCGAGTTTTTCCTATCAACTTTCTAAAGAGGACGCGACGGTATTTACTCCCAAAGTCGAAGAAATCAGCCGTCAGTGGATAGAAATCTTGTCCGATTATATCGTAGGCTTGCAAAAAAAGGGAAACGTCCGTAAGAATCTCGATGCAAGAACGATCGCTTTGGATATGCTCGCAATCTATCAAGGATACGTGACGTTATGGAAGCTTACGAACGAAATTCGATATATAGAAATGATGGACGGAAAATTTAAGGAATTGGCGAAGAGCGTTGAACTCCCTGGAAGACCGAAGAATTCCGATTGAGTAGATACAGTCCATTGATTCATTGATCAAAAAGAAAGTTTCCGATTTTGAAATTCGCAAAGTTTGCGTTTGATAGATCAAGTCATCGCAAACGTCCGAAGATGTTTGCTTAAACTTTTCGTAAAAGCCAAACGTTTTCGATCGCCTTACATTTTCCCTTTAAACCTCCGATCACTTCTTTGTTTACGATCAGATTTGGATCGTATGACTTTTTATAGTGTCGATCGACTTCCTCGTTGCTTATAGAAAACGGCGGCCCCTCCATCAAGTTCTGATCATACTCGTAACAAATCAGCAGTTGAGGAGCAGTGTCGGTCAGGTTGAGTAAATGATTCGTATAACGATTGCGCATCTCTTCCGGCAAAGCAACCAACGCAGCCCGGTCGTAAATCGCATCGATGGGGCCGAGTATTTCTTTCGATAAGAGAAAAATGTCGCCCACAAAGATGTCGATATTCTCCGCGCTATAGTGATCCAGAGAGTTGAGTTGCTTTATTTTCGGTTCAACCCCGAGCTCTGAAAATAATTGATCGATTGCAATTTGACTCAATTCGGCTCCGGCGACGCGATATCCTTTGGAAAGAAGCCAGGAAATATCCAAGGTTTTACCGCATAAAGGCACAAAGACGCGCCCGTTTTCAGGAGTAGACAACTTTTTAAAATGTTCCACCAAGAATGGATTTGCTTCTTTTTCGTGAAAGGCGATCTCATTTTTTCCCCAACGCTGATGCCAGAAACTTGCTTCCATAAATAACCTCTAGAATCGATTCGTCTTTGCTTTCGTTATTCGTAAAATGAAATTTGCAAAGAACAAAATGAAACTATATTGCAGCCTCCGATTTTTGCGACAATCTCATAAATTGATATTTTCGGTTATTTGAGTTTATGCGACCTTCGTAAAAATACTTGTATTTCGGTGTGAATCGCAATTCTATCCGATAAATAGAAAGCGGAGATTCTCGGATCGTTTCCTTTTGAGAACCGTGTAAAGAAATCCGAATTCAATCTGGAAGGTGTTCCGTACAATAGCAATGGAAACAATCAATCTTGAAAATGATATTTCGCGATCGAGGCTAATCTTAATGATCGATAGTTGCGCCGCTTTGAGTGCCGGTTTGATTCTTCTTTTGATTCCAATTCCATTTGCGAGTTGGTATTCCCTTGCAAATGAATTATTTACGTTTACCGGCGCAATCAATCTTATTTACGGGCTTTATTCGGGTTCTCTGCTCGCAACGATCGTCTTTAAAAAACCGCTTAAAAAATTTTTTGTCAATCTATTGATCCGTGCGAATGTTTTCTGGGCTTTCGTGTGTATCGTGATCATCGTATGGAATTTGTCTAGTATCAATCCTTTCGGGATGGCTCATATTGCGTTCGAGGCTTGTTTTGTCGTATTCCTTGCAACACTTGAATTCTATTTCGTTCGCCCGATTGCGGTTTGATTGAAATCGAATTAATATATTTTGTAAGGGAGAATTCTGAACGGTCCGTTAAAGAGCAGGGCAGTTCCCGTAATCCAATCTTAAAATTTGTGACGTTCAACGAAGAGAAAAGTTGTCCAGCCTGAACTACGGATTTGATTCGATAAAAGACATTTGAAATTCAGTCAAAGAAATCGATTTTGCGCCGAGTTCTTGAATCTTTTGGATAGAGCTTTCATACTTTTCATCAGCGGTTCCGATACATTCCGGAATTATATACGTGTTCAATCCGAGATTGAAAGAATCGAGAGCGGATTTATAGACGCAATATTCGGCTAAGAACCCGGTTAAAAATAGAGAATCGTAGTTTTCTTGTTGCAGTTCCTCGGTCAATTTTCGATTCGAAAAAATGCTATGCTCCTCTTTGTAGAAAAGATTCGTTGTGTCCGAAAGTTCGAAATCCAGTTCGTGTCCTTTGGTATTCGGGATACACATTGACAGATCTTCTTCGAACTGATTCTCCTTATAATTCGAAGCGATGACGTATCGGTCGAAGCTTCGCTCCGATCGCAGTAGGCTTCTTAAGTTCGTCTTGGCTTCGATAATCTTCCTTCTGTTCGGGTGTCTTTTTGCATAAAAGCCGTTGTCGGAGGTGAAATCTTTTTGGAAATCGATTACGATTAAAGCGTACTTCATTGGATTTCAGTGCTACTCATTCGAAAATACGTTGTTAATCTATGACAAACTAAGCGGCGCTGCAATCCGATTTGATTTTTTTTGATCTATGCAGACTAAGTATGACTTAAATACACTGAGTCATACTTGCAGATTGAAACATTTATATAAAGTTCGAAAAAGGACGGTGTTAAGGATCAAACTGAAAATAATCCGTCAGCTTCCGCTTTTAAATGAGTAATTCTTTCGAAACGTATTTCTATGGCCGTTTAAACGGCAATCCAATCAGTAAGACGAATGATTCGTCTCATTTCCGAATCAATTGGCCGAACGCGATCGACTTTGAGATTTTATGCGGCGCTCGTATAAACGCCCAATTCTGTCAAAATCAAAAAAGAGCCTATCTGTCTATTTGTATGAAAGTCGATGAAAAAACGCTATAACATTCATAAAGTGAGACCTCGCGAATTTACATGAATGTCGCCTAAATATCCAAATCGTTTAGTTCATTTTTTTACGTCGAAAAAGCTGCCCCTATTTATGTGGAGGTGTAAACAGACTACAATGCATTTGTTGATTAACGTTGCAGTATTTATACGAATGTCGTCAAAATGCACACTGCGTTCTTAATCATTATGCCAAATGAATTTATACGAATGTCGCCAAAATGCACACTGCGTTTTTAATCATTATGCCAAACGAATTTATACGAATGTCGTCAAAACACACACTGAATCTTTAATCGCGATGCCAACATCCGCCTTGTCGAATTTCGATTAAACATACCTCAATCTTCAAAAATCCCTGATCGACAAAAGAGAGGATCCCTTTCCGCAGCAATAATCGACACTCGAAGAAATTAGAGTCTGCTTCAATCCGTAAATTCGATTCTCCTTATGAAATTTTCGACTTTCGGATTCTTCTGAAAACCCTGTTCCAAAGATTGGAAATGCCAATCAACGATTGATCTTGTTTGTTCGATGTTCGGATCAACCGGATCCAAACGATTTTTCGATCGTTTGAGTCTTTAAATGACCCGATTTTGCGGCGTAGATGAATTAGATTATAAATTGAATTCAATTTCAAGTCCTGATCTTGCAGTTTTGATCGTTTATTTCTGTTAAGAAGATTGAAAATTCATTAGGAGAGTCAGAATGGAAATTCTTTTAAAAAAGCGAATAGGATTAACTCTCACACTCATCACGTTATTTTTTATAAGTAACTGTGGAGGAGGAAAGCAAGGCGATATGTCATCGCTCTTGCTGCTTTTAACGCCTAACAAAGCGGTCGCAAACACGGGGGTTTCCGAAGCGGACGGATTGACATACGGTTCTTCGCCTGTGGAAACGAGTTCGGAAAGCGTTAACGAGAATCAAGGCGTTTCCGATTTGATTCTTTTGAATCCGAAACTCGTCGCTTGGATCGATATCCAAGATCACAGCCAGTGTTTCACGTATTTTACGGTGACGGTAAAGAATCAAGGGAATGGAACTTTCAATCCGTATTCCACGATCAGTGCCTCTGTACAATCCATAACGAATGTGAAGAACGGAGTTCAAGTTGGGCACGCGTTTCGAAATCTTCGTCCGGGTGAAACGCAAGACTTAGCGTTTATCGCAAAGTATTCCATCGAAGATATCGACGATCCGAACGGAGATTTTAAAATCAGCGCGGAGTTTATCGGAGTTACGGACGGTTCTCCAACGAACAGCGATCAAGCGGTTGCATCCGCTTCCAATTGCAAGGCTTCGGATTCTTCTTCGCAACCGCAACAACCCGCCCCGGAAAAGAAGGCGGATCTCATCGTGAGCATCAGCCGTACGGCGACAGAAATTCTTCCGGGTGAAGATATTTCTCAGAAGTTTCCGGTTTGGGTGAGCAATCAGGGAATCGCTTCCGCTAACGGAAGTAGTCCATCGAACGCGGGTTATATGGTTGATCTGATTCTTTCCAGCGAT
This genomic window contains:
- a CDS encoding DUF1343 domain-containing protein; the encoded protein is MNHKIEKLLRVSRIGMVTNQSAFGPNGEYHFQTLRKRYDLKKIFLPEHGLFAELQDQVSGSNLKYALDGVEFINLYGDHESSLVPDSVSLEGLDLIVIDIRDVGARYYTFLTTAYYFLEEIAKWNSSGKQEISVVVFDSPNPAGERVEGSPLENEFESFVGVRTVLHRHGLTPGELLSYYQKEFSLNVKLKIARKGWYAKEDSEFLWIPPSPNIPFRSTCYVYAGQCLLEGTNLSEGRGTTRPFETFGAPYINEQNDRIRKALEESQNESCTLRPLKFIPTFHKHKDEICGGFQILLKKPEKFHSLFFSLKLIRMLREEYPNDFAYREGAYEFRSDRPAIELLVGDRFLLDYLSGKYSDSVVFEYLREQEWTWKRKCKEIL
- a CDS encoding alpha/beta fold hydrolase translates to MDQKKKLRDIEEFDIEINGTNIRIARFEENKDRSYLIFLHDSLGCIPLWKDFPKRLAEANGCNWIVYDRIGYGKSGRFPSVKRDRSYLEKEADTLFQIIRVLNLKKSILFGHSDGGSIALIAAAKFPETVIGVITEGAHVFVEEITLTGIREAVVAYQTTKLKQVLEKYHSDKTEEVFKAWADTWLSEEFRNWNIERFLPNIQCPVLVIQGEKDEYGSEDQVNSIVNQVSGPSVKRMIQGVKHTPHKEVPNEILKEAGELIQKIVGNSTK
- a CDS encoding TetR/AcrR family transcriptional regulator yields the protein MSGKEEILAITADLFYTNGYNNTGLAEILSKCNLAKTSLYHHFGSKSGLGIAYLERMKEDLFNRIGLWVSKRKSLGEYLNKWIWYIKKSIKEGKFHGCPFASFSYQLSKEDATVFTPKVEEISRQWIEILSDYIVGLQKKGNVRKNLDARTIALDMLAIYQGYVTLWKLTNEIRYIEMMDGKFKELAKSVELPGRPKNSD
- the tmpT gene encoding thiopurine S-methyltransferase, whose amino-acid sequence is MEASFWHQRWGKNEIAFHEKEANPFLVEHFKKLSTPENGRVFVPLCGKTLDISWLLSKGYRVAGAELSQIAIDQLFSELGVEPKIKQLNSLDHYSAENIDIFVGDIFLLSKEILGPIDAIYDRAALVALPEEMRNRYTNHLLNLTDTAPQLLICYEYDQNLMEGPPFSISNEEVDRHYKKSYDPNLIVNKEVIGGLKGKCKAIENVWLLRKV
- a CDS encoding isochorismatase family cysteine hydrolase — translated: MKYALIVIDFQKDFTSDNGFYAKRHPNRRKIIEAKTNLRSLLRSERSFDRYVIASNYKENQFEEDLSMCIPNTKGHELDFELSDTTNLFYKEEHSIFSNRKLTEELQQENYDSLFLTGFLAEYCVYKSALDSFNLGLNTYIIPECIGTADEKYESSIQKIQELGAKSISLTEFQMSFIESNP
- a CDS encoding CARDB domain-containing protein, yielding MEILLKKRIGLTLTLITLFFISNCGGGKQGDMSSLLLLLTPNKAVANTGVSEADGLTYGSSPVETSSESVNENQGVSDLILLNPKLVAWIDIQDHSQCFTYFTVTVKNQGNGTFNPYSTISASVQSITNVKNGVQVGHAFRNLRPGETQDLAFIAKYSIEDIDDPNGDFKISAEFIGVTDGSPTNSDQAVASASNCKASDSSSQPQQPAPEKKADLIVSISRTATEILPGEDISQKFPVWVSNQGIASANGSSPSNAGYMVDLILSSDTNVPEGYAVYSPNYKEDVLLAGGRISNTPNVEPGQQVRVSEGSNFVPKDVPAGNYFLCARVDVGSVVSEIDEKNNTVCIPVVVSSKNKPDLIIPRASIYPSGRKCRAGVPMMYITAEVKNIGTVASPKKLDVGLINALDTKGEIWGPGNGIGGNGIGLDSIQPGETVTVTFPIYFNMKDLSYNGGKHTYDLRVNRGNWIQESDVKNNGYKKILEITLPEDVCM